A stretch of the Cydia strobilella chromosome 23, ilCydStro3.1, whole genome shotgun sequence genome encodes the following:
- the LOC134751688 gene encoding uncharacterized protein LOC134751688, translated as MLGIPWTARRTNASILTELKIQCRLSAICLQRILSYFGHVARREPDNLEKRIMVGMVDGGRGSGHPPTRWVDTVKKACQGSTQYQNGGKSCRMESLYYVGKCVYTRYVRIQDKYGCEMCTCIYEKSMMLCTPFECKDHGLLAHELDPMTYNDYVLGVPTHFSEYKCDPGQVIEADVLCECKCVRRDILSCPLTCQLGRPLN; from the exons ATGTTGGGTATTCCTTGGACGGCGCGCCGCACTAATGCGTCAATCCTGACGGAATTGAAAATCCAGTGTCGTTTATCAGCCATTTGCCTCCAGCGGATCCTTAGCTACTTTGGACACGTGGCCAGACGGGAGCCGGACAACCTTGAAAAGCGCATTATGGTTGGCATGGTGGATGGAGGACGGGGTAGTGGACATCCACCAACCCGCTGGGTAGACACTGTGAAGAAGGCCTGCCAGGGATCTACACAGTATCAGAACGgcggaaaatcgtgcagaatggagagccTTT ACTACGTCGGGAAATGCGTATACACCAGATACGTGCGGATCCAGGATAAGTACGGCTGCGAGATGTGCACGTGCATCTACGAGAAGTCCATGATGCTGTGCACGCCGTTCGAGTGCAAGGACCACGGGTTACTGGCCCATGAACTCGACCCGATGACCTATAACGATTATGTTTTAGGCGTTCCGACGCATTTTAGTG AATACAAATGCGACCCTGGACAGGTGATTGAAGCCGACGTGCTCTGCGAGTGTAAGTGCGTACGGCGGGACATCCTATCCTGCCCGCTCACGTGCCAACTCGGCAGACCGCTCAACTAG